A single window of Myripristis murdjan chromosome 21, fMyrMur1.1, whole genome shotgun sequence DNA harbors:
- the stx19 gene encoding syntaxin-19: MRDRLEELQQRAQEFSEAASDGNPFTEEGDGDDPAAVGVITPQAVVFEEEPIIENFLTEAQRIRDDITELETEVLKFTQQQRTLVATMRRFSVMKKESSITRDIKLQAESLHRRLDALSKQAQRTEEQQGPAAVTTRIQRSQHAALHRQFQQVMRRYNEGLLTKQERCKHFIIRQLEVSGREVTEEEVNEMVATGKWEVFNENLLNDARITRSQLSEIEQRHKELLNLESNMKELRDLFMDIFMLVEEQGAYIDHIQTNVERTQDYVIVSNEKFKMAARYKKKNPLRQLCCCCCPPWRCCL, encoded by the exons ATGAGAGACCGcttggaggagctgcagcagagggcTCAGGAGTTCTCTGAGGCAGCGAGCGACGGCAACCCTTTCACAGAGGAGGGCGACGGTGATGACCCGGCAGCGGTTGGGGTCATAACGCCGCAGGCTGTGGTGTTCGAGGAGGAACCGATCATTGAGAATTTCCTGACGGAGGCTCAGCGTATCCGCGATGACATCACAGAGCTGGAGACCGAG GTTCTTAAGTTCACCCAACAGCAGAGGACCTTGGTGGCAACTATGCGTCGTTTCAGTGTGATGAAGAAGGAGAGCAGCATAACCCGGGACATCAAGCTTCAGGCCGAAAGTCTCCACAGGCGCCTGGACGCCCTCTCAAAACAGGCTCAGAGAactgaggagcagcagggacCTGCTGCAGTCACAACAAGAATCCAGCGCTCCCAGCATGCAGCGCTGCACCGCCAGTTCCAACAG GTAATGCGACGGTATAATGAAGGCTTGCTGACCAAGCAGGAGCGCTGTAAGCACTTCATTATCCGCCAGCTGGAGGTATCAGGAAGGGAGGTGACGGAAGAGGAGGTGAATGAGATGGTCGCCACGGGAAAATGGGAGGTCTTCAACGAGAATCTGCTGAATGATGCCAGGATCACCCGGTCACAACTGTCTGAGATTGAACAGCGACACAAG GAGCTGTTGAACCTGGAGAGCAACATGAAGGAGCTGAGGGATTTGTTCATGGACATTTTCATGCTGGTGGAGGAACAAGGGGCTTATATTGACCACATCCAGACTAATGTAGAGAGGACTCAGGATTATGTGATTGTCTCCAATGAAAAATTCAAGATGGCCGCCAGGTACAAGAAGAAGAACCCGCTTCgacagctgtgctgctgctgctgccctcccTGGAGATGCTGCTTATAA